Below is a window of Sulfitobacter sp. BSw21498 DNA.
TCGACGCGAACATGCTCGCCCCCATCGCGATGATCAAAGCGCTGGTGCCTGCGATGATGGACCGTGGCTGGGGCCGTGTCGTCAACATTACCTCGCAATCCGTACGTGCGCCAATTGGTGTTCTGGGGCTCAGCAACTCTGCCCGTACCGGTCTGACCGGCTATGTCGCGGGTACCTCGCGTCAGGTCGCGGGCAAGGGTGTCACGATCAACAACCTGCTGCCGGGCATTCACGCCACCGACCGCGCCGATGCGCTGGATGGGGGTGTCGTCAAACAAAAGGGCATCACGCTGGAAGAGGCCCGCACCGAGCGCGCATCAACAATTCCCGCAGGGCGTTACGGCACACGTCATGAATTCGGGGCGGCTTGCGCCTTTCTGTGCTCAACGCACGCGGGCTTTATTGTGGGCCAGAACCTTCTGCTCGACGGTGGCGCGACAAACATGACGATGTAAGCTGTGGGTCTGACGCTGCGGCACCCATGGGGTAGCGCAGCGGACGGGCTGACATATTCCATCACGTTTACGACAGACTGCCGC
It encodes the following:
- a CDS encoding SDR family oxidoreductase: MDLGIKEKRALVCASSKGLGLGCAEALAEAGVNLVMNARGAADLETAAERIRQDYGVEVTTIAADIATDEGQKLVLDAAGDIDILVNNAGGPPPGMWSDWDREDFIKALDANMLAPIAMIKALVPAMMDRGWGRVVNITSQSVRAPIGVLGLSNSARTGLTGYVAGTSRQVAGKGVTINNLLPGIHATDRADALDGGVVKQKGITLEEARTERASTIPAGRYGTRHEFGAACAFLCSTHAGFIVGQNLLLDGGATNMTM